The following proteins are encoded in a genomic region of Cyclonatronum proteinivorum:
- a CDS encoding RNA polymerase sigma factor — protein MKSALIQVSPQLVSRLKAGDREAFRAVVELLRKQAYAHALMLVRTHEDAADLSQQAFIALWQHRGRLDPERPLYPWFYTALRRLGLNRLRDDGRRPEQPVSEAAGWLTPVSADADPQQQLENSEHARLLEQCLGRLNAADREILVLRELDGCSYAALAELLQIPQGTVMSRLYTARKRLKNELEKAGYEYP, from the coding sequence ATGAAATCAGCATTGATACAAGTCAGTCCGCAGCTCGTCAGCCGCCTGAAAGCAGGCGACCGGGAAGCGTTCCGCGCAGTGGTGGAATTGCTTCGAAAGCAGGCGTACGCGCATGCGCTGATGCTCGTGCGCACGCATGAAGATGCCGCTGACCTTTCGCAGCAGGCATTTATTGCGCTATGGCAGCACCGGGGCAGGCTTGATCCGGAGCGGCCGCTGTATCCCTGGTTTTATACCGCCCTCAGGCGGCTGGGCCTGAACCGCCTGCGTGATGACGGTCGCAGACCGGAGCAGCCGGTTAGCGAAGCTGCAGGCTGGCTTACGCCCGTATCAGCTGATGCCGACCCGCAGCAGCAGCTGGAAAACAGCGAGCATGCCCGGCTTCTCGAACAGTGTCTCGGGCGGCTGAATGCAGCGGACCGCGAAATTTTGGTGCTTCGCGAGCTTGATGGCTGCAGCTATGCCGCTCTCGCAGAGCTTTTGCAGATCCCGCAGGGCACGGTCATGTCCCGCTTGTACACCGCCCGAAAAAGACTCAAAAATGAACTGGAGAAGGCAGGTTATGAATACCCCTGA
- a CDS encoding phospholipase D-like domain-containing protein, with translation MMKDDLLMIAEVFRTGNSRQRELFRTPARGVMPSTETLPPNHAQPGRNRACGRRTLFHACSQLLLCLLLIAGLWAPQASATATAEREAAAADTSTVEWMRFYFNMPADTSLSRNGIAVNDNYDLIGTLTDLIDAARYSVDVAVYDFQNPRVGQALTDARARGLRVRVIIDQGNRDRRPDLTDPLWEMLREGDVIVMDDNGTVYWSDGRTDVNRIPGATSFMHHKFAVIDAQSPDPDDFYTWAGSMNLTYTGPYNTNVTYVIKDSGITQAFELEFNIMWGSDGALPNPSRARFKRHKPDVGRHQHWVGDTRVELYFSPMNSSRTKPSISERVVELVEAASYDLAFMAFSITPGIPISQAIWARSAQADVSLGGVIDRAFFGRYRAQGEIWTVPEARMFGRSVLPGRELRKLHHKTLLIDALTDAADAVPVVVTGSYNFSAAAEYANDEFMLIIHCGEVANQFVQEFGAVKARARGEAEPPVPAMDPDVWYRVASVTDGQVFQAELTPNFRYPVSLIGVDAPRLFAGPDSSFHHAGASSAYLTRLLEGREVRIQGPFGDVPENRFSRFHAYVTARDSAGNEISVNRKMLLNGMAAYSRFNQQHPDSAAAWRALAEKARAEGLNLWAEPDKVGQRVARTQEDLEARVRSAPDFPINLNTAPLEELVLLPMIGPARAEAIIAYRQANGPFTDLDDLQRIRGIGPGIVERISVFVVLE, from the coding sequence ATGATGAAAGATGATTTATTGATGATCGCAGAGGTGTTCCGTACCGGAAACTCCCGGCAGCGGGAGCTGTTTCGGACGCCCGCTCGGGGCGTGATGCCTTCCACCGAAACCTTACCCCCAAACCACGCGCAGCCCGGCCGTAACCGCGCTTGCGGGCGAAGGACGCTGTTCCATGCCTGTTCGCAGCTTTTGCTGTGTCTGTTGCTGATTGCCGGACTTTGGGCACCGCAGGCTTCAGCTACGGCTACGGCTGAGCGGGAAGCCGCTGCAGCGGACACATCTACGGTGGAGTGGATGCGGTTTTATTTTAACATGCCGGCTGATACAAGCCTGTCACGGAACGGCATTGCGGTGAATGACAACTATGACCTGATTGGCACGCTGACCGACCTGATTGATGCTGCCCGCTACAGTGTGGATGTGGCTGTTTATGATTTTCAGAATCCACGGGTGGGACAGGCGCTGACTGATGCGCGTGCGCGCGGACTTCGGGTGCGGGTCATTATCGATCAGGGGAATCGCGACCGCAGGCCTGATCTCACGGATCCGCTGTGGGAAATGCTACGCGAAGGGGACGTTATTGTGATGGATGACAACGGCACCGTGTACTGGTCCGATGGCCGAACGGACGTCAACCGGATACCGGGCGCAACGAGTTTTATGCACCATAAATTTGCGGTTATAGATGCCCAAAGCCCGGATCCGGATGATTTTTATACCTGGGCGGGCTCCATGAATCTGACCTACACCGGACCCTACAACACCAATGTCACCTACGTGATTAAGGACTCTGGCATTACCCAAGCGTTTGAGCTGGAGTTCAACATTATGTGGGGGAGTGATGGCGCGCTGCCCAATCCATCCCGGGCGCGTTTCAAGCGGCACAAGCCGGATGTCGGGCGACATCAGCACTGGGTGGGGGATACGCGGGTTGAGCTTTATTTTTCGCCCATGAACAGTAGCCGGACCAAGCCCAGTATCAGCGAGCGGGTGGTGGAGCTGGTGGAGGCGGCCAGCTACGATCTGGCTTTTATGGCGTTTTCCATCACGCCGGGAATCCCGATCAGTCAGGCCATCTGGGCGAGGAGTGCGCAGGCGGATGTGTCGCTGGGCGGGGTGATTGACCGTGCCTTTTTCGGGCGTTACCGTGCACAAGGGGAAATATGGACGGTGCCCGAGGCGCGGATGTTTGGCCGAAGCGTGCTGCCGGGCCGTGAGCTGCGTAAGCTGCACCATAAGACCTTGCTGATTGACGCGCTTACGGATGCAGCCGATGCCGTGCCGGTGGTGGTTACCGGCTCCTATAATTTTTCGGCCGCTGCCGAGTATGCCAATGATGAGTTTATGCTCATCATACACTGCGGGGAGGTTGCCAATCAGTTTGTGCAGGAGTTCGGGGCGGTGAAGGCCCGTGCCCGCGGGGAAGCGGAGCCGCCGGTGCCCGCGATGGACCCCGATGTGTGGTACCGCGTGGCGTCTGTAACCGACGGGCAGGTGTTTCAGGCAGAGCTTACGCCCAACTTCCGGTATCCGGTTAGCCTTATTGGCGTGGATGCGCCGCGGCTGTTCGCAGGGCCGGACAGTTCGTTTCACCATGCCGGTGCGTCATCGGCATACCTGACCCGCTTGCTGGAAGGACGGGAGGTCCGGATTCAGGGACCGTTCGGGGATGTCCCCGAGAACCGCTTCAGCCGGTTTCATGCGTATGTGACGGCGCGCGATTCGGCAGGGAATGAGATTTCCGTGAACCGTAAGATGCTTCTCAATGGCATGGCGGCCTACAGCCGGTTTAACCAACAGCACCCGGATTCAGCCGCGGCCTGGCGGGCGCTTGCGGAGAAGGCGCGGGCTGAAGGACTTAACCTTTGGGCTGAGCCCGATAAAGTGGGGCAGCGCGTTGCGCGTACGCAGGAAGATTTGGAGGCCCGCGTTCGGTCCGCCCCCGATTTTCCGATTAACCTGAATACCGCCCCGCTTGAAGAGCTGGTGTTGCTGCCCATGATTGGTCCGGCCCGCGCAGAGGCCATCATTGCGTACCGGCAGGCGAACGGCCCGTTCACTGATCTGGATGATTTGCAGCGTATTCGGGGGATTGGCCCAGGGATCGTGGAGCGTATCAGCGTTTTTGTGGTGCTGGAGTAG
- a CDS encoding dimethylarginine dimethylaminohydrolase family protein, which translates to MSSIISHSATLRFRLKDLDTLPEPGRVLMVRPTHFSIDYVINPHMEGQVGKVNKEKAMQQWEQVRDAFAATGKEVVELEGGKNLPDMVFCANQSLPYCNPEGGHEVIMSIMNSPYRQPEVPLIADWYDQQNYERHHLDGEIIPIFEGMGDAIWHPGRRLLWGGHGFRTSKDAYTFISETLNVPVITLALHKSHFYHLDTCFCALNEDSVLIYPKAFEPEGLRLIRSLFKNVIEAPEEEAMDKFACNATCPDGKHVIIQKGAKQTSKALKEAGFEVVEVDTSEFIKSGGSVFCMKLMLW; encoded by the coding sequence ATGTCAAGCATTATTTCGCATTCGGCGACCCTGCGGTTCCGCCTGAAAGACCTTGATACGCTGCCTGAACCCGGTCGGGTGCTCATGGTGCGTCCTACGCATTTTTCTATTGATTATGTGATTAACCCGCACATGGAAGGACAGGTCGGGAAGGTCAATAAAGAAAAAGCCATGCAGCAATGGGAACAGGTTCGCGACGCTTTTGCCGCTACCGGCAAAGAGGTTGTTGAGCTGGAAGGCGGTAAAAACCTGCCTGATATGGTTTTTTGCGCCAACCAAAGCCTGCCCTACTGCAACCCGGAGGGCGGACACGAGGTCATTATGAGCATTATGAACTCACCCTACCGTCAGCCGGAAGTGCCCCTGATTGCCGACTGGTACGATCAGCAAAACTATGAGCGCCATCATCTTGACGGCGAAATTATCCCCATATTTGAGGGCATGGGCGACGCCATCTGGCACCCGGGACGCCGCCTGCTTTGGGGCGGTCACGGGTTCCGGACATCCAAAGACGCCTACACTTTTATTTCGGAAACCCTGAACGTACCCGTCATTACCCTGGCGCTGCACAAATCCCATTTTTACCATCTTGACACCTGCTTCTGCGCCCTGAATGAAGACAGCGTGCTCATTTATCCGAAAGCCTTTGAGCCCGAAGGCCTGCGACTCATCCGCAGCCTGTTTAAAAATGTGATTGAAGCGCCTGAAGAGGAAGCCATGGACAAATTTGCCTGTAATGCTACCTGTCCTGACGGGAAGCATGTGATCATTCAGAAAGGCGCCAAACAAACCAGCAAAGCGCTGAAAGAGGCCGGTTTTGAGGTGGTTGAAGTTGACACAAGCGAGTTTATTAAATCAGGCGGCAGCGTTTTCTGCATGAAGCTCATGCTTTGGTAA
- a CDS encoding YbjQ family protein: MKTVNTAEIAGYEVTETLGMVRGNTIRVRNIGRDIIAVLRMLVGGEVNEYTKMMAEAREQAIDRMKVEAESLGADAIVQVQFTTSFIMSGAAEILAYGTAVKIRKKAQPDRKKL; this comes from the coding sequence ATGAAAACAGTCAATACAGCTGAAATTGCAGGGTACGAAGTGACGGAAACCCTGGGCATGGTGCGCGGCAATACGATCCGCGTGCGGAACATTGGCCGCGATATTATTGCGGTACTGCGTATGCTGGTGGGCGGGGAAGTGAACGAATACACCAAAATGATGGCGGAAGCGCGGGAGCAGGCCATCGACCGCATGAAAGTCGAAGCGGAAAGCTTAGGGGCAGATGCCATTGTACAGGTGCAGTTCACAACAAGCTTCATTATGTCGGGCGCCGCAGAAATTCTGGCGTACGGCACGGCTGTGAAAATCCGGAAGAAAGCACAGCCCGACCGGAAAAAGCTTTGA
- a CDS encoding ROK family protein, which produces MNVSIGFDLGGTNMKAGIVHPEKGVLKQVSIPTQADDGLEATLDRMAKLIKEVSDDAEGDITGVGIGAPGMISLDRRSVHNPPNLKGWYVVPLAEEIRKHTGFNALVENDANLMALGSARYGSGKPYQHFIMITLGTGVGGGIIFNNKIFRGATGAAAELGHISIDYDGAVCNSTVPGAIEAYLGQRFMSQRAADEIRKHPESELYKTYAGNFEALDPRHLSEAANRGNTLAIDILADAGRKLGYAIVNYVHTLDIRKIVISGGVAQAGDHILKPCFQAAMERLMPPFRSDFEIIPELLGNEAALLGAGTLALENL; this is translated from the coding sequence ATGAACGTATCCATTGGCTTCGACCTTGGCGGCACGAATATGAAGGCTGGCATTGTCCATCCCGAAAAAGGTGTTTTAAAACAGGTATCCATTCCCACACAAGCCGACGACGGTCTCGAAGCAACACTCGACCGCATGGCCAAACTCATCAAAGAAGTCTCTGACGACGCTGAAGGCGACATTACGGGCGTCGGCATAGGCGCGCCGGGCATGATCAGCTTAGACCGCCGCTCGGTTCATAACCCGCCCAACCTCAAAGGCTGGTACGTTGTGCCGCTGGCCGAAGAAATCAGAAAACACACCGGCTTTAATGCGCTGGTGGAAAATGACGCCAACCTTATGGCGCTCGGCTCCGCCCGCTACGGGTCAGGCAAGCCCTATCAGCATTTCATCATGATCACGCTGGGTACCGGCGTTGGCGGCGGCATCATTTTCAACAACAAAATCTTCCGCGGTGCCACCGGCGCTGCTGCCGAGCTTGGGCATATTTCCATCGACTATGACGGCGCGGTCTGCAACAGCACGGTTCCCGGCGCCATTGAAGCCTACCTCGGGCAGCGGTTTATGAGTCAGCGCGCCGCCGATGAAATCCGCAAGCACCCTGAGAGCGAGCTCTACAAAACCTATGCGGGCAATTTTGAAGCCCTCGACCCGCGTCACCTCAGCGAAGCCGCCAACCGCGGCAACACCCTTGCCATCGACATCCTTGCCGACGCAGGCCGCAAGCTGGGCTATGCAATCGTGAACTACGTGCACACCCTCGACATCCGCAAAATTGTAATCAGCGGCGGTGTTGCGCAGGCCGGCGACCACATCCTGAAGCCCTGCTTTCAGGCTGCCATGGAACGGCTCATGCCACCCTTCCGGTCCGATTTCGAGATCATCCCAGAACTGCTCGGCAATGAAGCGGCCCTGCTCGGTGCCGGCACCCTCGCCCTTGAGAACCTCTAA
- a CDS encoding RrF2 family transcriptional regulator produces the protein MLLSKSCIYGIRAALYIAARHEEDRKFVPIREVSDNLDLSFHFLTKILQQLTTADILKSYKGPNGGVAFTRSPEQIKMIDIIGAIDGYKLFTECILGLPGCGDGKPCPIHDKWGETRETLKVLFETTSLDELVKKGIRLNLRLSDTHTMEDILKGLK, from the coding sequence ATGCTCCTCTCCAAATCCTGCATTTACGGCATTCGCGCTGCCCTTTACATCGCTGCCCGTCACGAAGAAGACCGCAAGTTCGTACCCATACGGGAAGTCAGTGATAATCTTGACCTCTCTTTCCACTTTCTTACCAAAATCCTGCAGCAGCTCACGACGGCCGATATCCTCAAGTCCTACAAAGGCCCGAACGGGGGCGTCGCCTTTACGCGCAGTCCGGAGCAGATTAAAATGATTGACATCATCGGCGCCATCGACGGGTACAAGCTGTTTACGGAGTGCATTCTCGGGCTACCCGGCTGCGGAGACGGAAAGCCCTGCCCAATTCACGATAAATGGGGAGAGACCCGCGAAACCCTCAAAGTGCTCTTTGAAACAACAAGCCTGGATGAGCTCGTGAAAAAAGGAATCCGCCTCAACCTCCGTCTTTCCGACACCCACACGATGGAAGATATTTTAAAAGGACTCAAATAG
- a CDS encoding S1 family peptidase, translated as MNHLQDFIRLLLLSAVMVCFTAPEAASQTQASKTSARASASGASVSAPASFTGLDINAASTAAVQIVTPRSTGSGSLHILEDLALVITNRHVVMGHDEIEVHTLHDIFEPARPTYIAALSYYSMEYDFAVYQIVRDMSGNRVSTDQVRRGTHRNGLALQPLTSVETDTPLNRGDRISILSFPGIGDNELVYSQGIISSLKFEEYEGQRLPEFIRTNAEFSPGSSGGIALNSDGLFIGIPTYVRTEEQTGARLGSILSIHMIAAVSEAGNYHTSWNDLYTDVAVQHGLAPRINGEPYFGSHRLRAGFTPDPYQIGITAGGDIDISYLGGDCVGHISQNPDAQLHWSGSSPYLTFKFLPDQQGDDTTLIINAPDGSWYCNDDAHSNTLDPALTFFNPDEGRFDIWVGTFHDGPLISGQLHITELEMAGTDPFAAEAEQGFAAEAEQGFELNPTRLHFQARPSAAILRLTTGFTPDPHTLEATAGGPVSLEEETNYLCAGYAGEAPAVRFDWSGEAHTLQFFFRAHDDLDDATILIRDPEGLYHCNDDVFPGNLNPGLNFNTPLEGRYHIWLGTFREGERAPGQLEISEGYIEEFYFHDDFEDDFYYDEPHTGSGLNWTTDPHFGTINLREGFTPDPHSVQITAGGSNSVRALNLGSGCTGFAATAPDLRLHWSGDTGLLNIFFEANNPGDDTTLIINAPDGSWHCNDDDHSGTLNPQLHFSNPASGQYDIWVGTFHQGESITGMLHISELRSQNPR; from the coding sequence ATGAATCATCTGCAAGACTTCATTCGACTGCTGCTGCTTTCCGCCGTCATGGTGTGCTTCACCGCTCCGGAAGCTGCATCCCAAACACAGGCATCCAAAACGTCCGCACGCGCTTCTGCATCGGGAGCGTCTGTGTCTGCACCCGCTTCATTCACTGGTCTTGACATCAATGCAGCTTCGACGGCCGCCGTACAAATCGTAACGCCCCGTTCAACCGGCTCCGGCTCCCTGCACATCCTGGAAGACCTCGCCCTGGTCATTACCAACCGGCACGTCGTAATGGGGCATGATGAAATCGAAGTGCATACCCTGCACGATATCTTCGAACCTGCACGCCCGACCTACATCGCCGCCCTTTCCTACTACTCCATGGAATACGATTTTGCAGTCTATCAGATCGTGCGCGATATGAGCGGAAACCGGGTCAGCACAGATCAGGTGCGCCGCGGCACTCACCGCAACGGCCTCGCCCTGCAACCGCTCACCTCCGTGGAAACGGATACGCCCCTGAACCGGGGAGACCGCATTTCCATCCTGTCCTTTCCCGGCATAGGCGATAACGAGCTGGTGTATTCGCAGGGTATCATCTCATCCCTGAAGTTTGAAGAATACGAAGGTCAGCGGCTTCCGGAATTTATCCGCACCAATGCCGAATTCTCCCCGGGCAGTAGCGGGGGCATCGCCCTCAACAGCGACGGACTGTTCATCGGCATACCGACCTATGTCCGCACCGAAGAACAGACCGGTGCCCGCCTGGGCAGTATTCTGAGCATACACATGATTGCCGCGGTATCCGAAGCCGGCAATTACCACACAAGCTGGAACGACCTCTACACCGATGTAGCGGTGCAGCACGGCCTTGCGCCCCGGATCAACGGCGAGCCCTACTTCGGATCGCACCGCCTTCGCGCAGGCTTCACGCCGGACCCCTACCAAATCGGCATCACGGCAGGCGGAGATATTGATATCTCATACCTGGGCGGAGACTGCGTCGGGCATATTTCGCAAAATCCCGACGCGCAGCTGCACTGGAGCGGTTCCTCGCCCTACCTCACCTTCAAATTTCTGCCCGACCAGCAAGGTGACGACACCACCCTCATCATCAATGCGCCCGACGGCAGCTGGTACTGCAACGACGACGCCCACAGCAATACCCTCGATCCCGCCCTCACCTTCTTCAACCCCGACGAAGGCCGTTTTGACATCTGGGTCGGCACCTTCCACGACGGACCCCTGATTTCTGGGCAGCTTCACATTACCGAACTCGAAATGGCTGGTACGGATCCCTTCGCAGCTGAAGCCGAACAGGGCTTCGCAGCTGAAGCCGAACAGGGCTTCGAGCTAAACCCGACCCGCCTCCATTTTCAGGCGCGGCCCAGCGCAGCCATCCTGCGCCTCACCACCGGATTCACGCCCGATCCCCATACTCTCGAAGCCACCGCCGGTGGTCCCGTCAGCCTGGAAGAAGAAACCAACTACCTTTGCGCAGGATATGCCGGCGAAGCACCCGCTGTCCGTTTCGACTGGAGCGGCGAAGCCCACACCCTGCAGTTCTTCTTCCGCGCGCATGATGACTTAGACGACGCCACCATCCTCATCCGCGATCCCGAAGGGCTGTACCACTGCAACGACGATGTCTTCCCAGGCAACCTGAATCCCGGCCTGAACTTCAATACCCCCCTGGAAGGCCGCTACCATATCTGGCTCGGCACCTTCCGCGAAGGCGAACGCGCACCCGGTCAGCTTGAAATCTCCGAAGGCTACATCGAAGAATTCTACTTCCACGACGACTTTGAAGACGACTTTTACTACGATGAGCCCCACACCGGCAGCGGCCTCAACTGGACCACCGATCCGCATTTTGGCACCATCAACCTGCGGGAAGGCTTCACTCCTGATCCGCATAGCGTGCAGATAACCGCCGGCGGCAGCAACAGCGTCCGTGCCCTCAACCTGGGCTCAGGCTGCACCGGATTTGCCGCAACCGCGCCCGACCTCCGCCTGCACTGGAGCGGCGACACCGGCCTCCTGAACATCTTCTTTGAAGCCAACAACCCCGGCGACGACACCACCCTCATCATCAACGCGCCCGACGGCAGCTGGCACTGCAACGACGACGACCACAGCGGCACCCTCAACCCGCAGCTGCACTTCAGCAACCCGGCCTCGGGTCAGTACGACATCTGGGTCGGCACCTTCCACCAAGGCGAATCCATCACCGGCATGCTGCACATCTCAGAGCTCCGCTCCCAAAACCCGCGCTAA
- a CDS encoding FtsB family cell division protein, whose amino-acid sequence MKPVFNSQYWNFRYLTLLFIGFLLIWFSFFDDHSLLTRYQLHKQHSDLRQQIEQLQEETRKVEQQIQALETDPARFERLAREAYGMRRPGEVIYEFRSKP is encoded by the coding sequence ATGAAACCTGTCTTCAATTCTCAATACTGGAATTTTCGCTACCTGACGTTGCTTTTTATCGGATTCCTGCTCATTTGGTTCAGTTTCTTTGATGATCACAGCCTGCTTACCCGCTATCAGCTGCACAAACAGCACAGCGACCTCAGGCAGCAAATTGAGCAATTGCAGGAAGAAACCAGAAAAGTTGAACAGCAAATTCAGGCCCTCGAAACCGATCCGGCCAGATTTGAGCGCCTCGCCCGCGAAGCCTACGGCATGCGCAGGCCCGGTGAAGTGATTTACGAATTTCGCAGCAAACCCTAA
- a CDS encoding AbgT family transporter, whose product MSSNQGSNSSGAGNSAKQSNWFTRFLNAVEWLGNLLPHPVTLFALFCAGVILISGLAELLSLSVEDPRPEGTAGRSPDGIISAVSLMNAEGLRRIIANLVTNFTGFAPLGTVLVALLGVGVAEHSGLIKTAIRGIVLKALSIQPTVSDSDPAILRAIKKPIYFVLQPKILVTFAIVFSGIVSNTASELGYVVLVPLGAVVFYSLGRHPLAGMAAAFAGVSGGYSANLLLGTIDPLLAGLTQEAAQLIDPTYEVHAAVNYYFMFMSVFVISTLGTWVTVSIVEPKLGPYDPAIASEKLDATEGMEPLTDIERKGLFWTFISVVAMFGVLALMVIPEWGVLRNPDPNVTDFPATITPFLNGIVALIFIGFIIPGVVFGKITGSITSERDVIDGMAKSMSTLGLYIVIVFFAAQFVAYFGWTNLGQILAVNGANFLEAMNLTGPLVFVFFIFISGFVNLMLGSASAQWAVTAPIFVPMLMLIGYSPEVIQAAYRIGDSVTNIITPMMSYFGLILAFATKYDRNLGIGTIISMMLPYSIMFLLGWIALFYVMIFMLGFPPGPGAEIYFDISTR is encoded by the coding sequence ATGAGCTCCAATCAGGGTTCCAATTCTTCCGGCGCGGGCAACAGCGCCAAGCAAAGCAACTGGTTCACCCGTTTCCTGAACGCGGTAGAATGGCTGGGTAACCTGCTGCCCCATCCCGTAACCCTTTTTGCGCTTTTCTGCGCAGGTGTGATACTCATCAGCGGACTTGCCGAGCTTTTAAGCCTTTCGGTTGAAGATCCCCGGCCCGAAGGTACGGCAGGACGCTCCCCGGATGGCATCATCAGCGCCGTAAGCCTGATGAATGCCGAAGGCCTGCGCCGCATCATTGCCAACCTGGTAACCAACTTTACCGGCTTTGCCCCACTGGGTACGGTACTCGTTGCCTTACTCGGGGTTGGGGTAGCCGAGCACTCGGGCCTGATCAAAACCGCCATCCGCGGCATCGTGCTCAAGGCACTCAGCATTCAGCCGACCGTAAGCGACAGTGACCCCGCCATCCTGCGGGCCATCAAAAAGCCGATCTATTTCGTGCTGCAGCCCAAAATTCTGGTAACCTTTGCGATTGTGTTTTCCGGCATTGTGTCCAATACCGCATCGGAGCTGGGCTATGTGGTGCTGGTGCCGCTCGGGGCGGTTGTATTTTACTCGCTGGGCCGGCACCCGCTTGCGGGCATGGCCGCCGCCTTTGCCGGTGTATCAGGCGGATACAGCGCCAATCTGCTGCTGGGCACCATTGACCCGCTGCTGGCCGGACTCACGCAAGAGGCCGCACAGCTGATCGATCCTACCTACGAGGTGCACGCTGCCGTGAACTACTACTTCATGTTCATGAGCGTATTTGTGATATCGACACTGGGCACCTGGGTCACGGTTTCTATTGTCGAACCCAAACTCGGCCCCTATGATCCGGCCATCGCTTCCGAAAAGCTGGACGCTACCGAAGGCATGGAGCCGCTCACCGATATTGAGCGCAAAGGCCTGTTCTGGACCTTCATTTCAGTTGTTGCCATGTTTGGTGTTCTGGCGCTCATGGTCATTCCGGAATGGGGCGTGCTGCGGAATCCTGATCCGAATGTGACCGATTTCCCCGCAACCATCACGCCTTTTCTGAACGGGATTGTGGCCCTTATTTTTATCGGCTTTATCATCCCGGGCGTGGTGTTCGGGAAAATTACCGGCAGCATCACTTCAGAGCGCGATGTTATTGACGGCATGGCGAAATCAATGAGCACACTCGGCCTATACATCGTAATCGTGTTTTTTGCCGCGCAGTTTGTGGCCTACTTCGGCTGGACCAATCTCGGACAAATTCTGGCAGTGAATGGCGCCAACTTCCTGGAGGCCATGAACCTGACCGGTCCGCTGGTTTTTGTCTTCTTCATCTTTATATCCGGCTTTGTAAATCTCATGCTGGGTTCCGCATCGGCACAGTGGGCCGTAACCGCTCCGATTTTTGTACCCATGCTCATGCTTATCGGGTACAGTCCTGAGGTCATTCAGGCCGCCTACCGTATCGGCGATTCGGTGACCAACATCATCACGCCCATGATGAGCTATTTCGGCCTGATTCTCGCCTTTGCGACCAAATACGACCGCAATCTCGGTATCGGTACCATTATCAGCATGATGTTGCCCTACAGCATCATGTTCCTGCTGGGATGGATCGCGTTGTTTTATGTGATGATTTTCATGCTGGGCTTCCCGCCCGGTCCCGGCGCTGAAATCTACTTTGACATCAGCACGCGCTAA
- a CDS encoding anti-sigma factor family protein, with translation MNTPDEKRARNEALMMAALDGELSPEHSEAFQALLRKDPALRLEYETLKRNQNLMKNQKLTEPVPEFWDTWNQQLFTRIERGFGWVLFTLGALLLLGYTAWIALEEILTEPALPFWVKAAVVLLTAGTLILLVSLARERWFTRKNERYKDIVR, from the coding sequence ATGAATACCCCTGACGAAAAACGTGCACGCAATGAAGCGCTGATGATGGCTGCCCTCGATGGCGAACTGAGCCCTGAGCACAGCGAAGCCTTTCAGGCCTTGCTGCGCAAAGATCCGGCCTTACGTCTTGAATACGAAACCCTGAAACGAAATCAGAACCTCATGAAAAATCAAAAGCTTACCGAGCCCGTGCCGGAGTTCTGGGATACCTGGAATCAGCAGCTCTTTACCCGCATTGAGCGGGGATTTGGCTGGGTGTTGTTTACCCTGGGCGCCTTGCTGTTGCTGGGCTACACCGCATGGATTGCCCTTGAAGAAATCCTCACCGAACCGGCGCTGCCCTTCTGGGTGAAAGCGGCGGTCGTGTTACTCACCGCCGGTACCCTCATCCTGTTGGTCTCCCTTGCCCGTGAGCGCTGGTTTACCCGTAAAAATGAACGCTATAAGGATATTGTAAGATGA